The sequence below is a genomic window from Streptococcus oralis.
AGATCATGCTGCTGCAACTGTTTTCTTTATACTTCGAGAGTTTGATCTTAACGACCATCCTAGTTGTGATTTTTCTGGGGATTTGGATTGGATTGAGAGCCATGTCTGGTGTGGATAAGACAGCCAAGGCTCGCCAAGCTCATCTCTATGATA
It includes:
- a CDS encoding DUF4059 family protein, producing MLLQLFSLYFESLILTTILVVIFLGIWIGLRAMSGVDKTAKARQAHLYDMIMIGVLVVPVLSFAVMSLLLVFKA